The proteins below are encoded in one region of Coffea arabica cultivar ET-39 chromosome 4c, Coffea Arabica ET-39 HiFi, whole genome shotgun sequence:
- the LOC113739239 gene encoding uncharacterized protein encodes MLVLDTEKERKKWKKRFQFDKRWLQHDGIQEVVKEAWNTPCEGTRWFKVKQKIRNCRVELLKWSSSKKGNSMERIKWCKNQIEDMKESNAENKKQKIQEMKGLLNMAYEDEETYWNQKARVRWLKEGDKNTQFFHATVKGRRRRNRL; translated from the coding sequence ATGCTGGTACTAGATACAgagaaggaaaggaagaaatggaaaaaaagatTCCAGTTCGACAAAAGATGGCTCCAGCATGATGGAATTCAGGAGGTGGTGAAGGAGGCATGGAACACACCTTGTGAGGGGACAAGATGGTTCAAGGTGAAACAGAAAATCAGGAACTGTAGGGTTGAACTACTAAAGTGGAGCAGTAGTAAGAAAGGGAATTCGATGGAAAGAATCAAATGGTGCAAAAATCAGATTGAGGATATGAAGGAAtcaaatgcagaaaacaagaagCAAAAAATACAGGAGATGAAAGGACTGTTGAATATGGCATACGAGGATGAAGAAACTTACTGGAACCAGAAAGCAAGAGTGCGATGGTTAAAAGAAGGGGACAAAAACACTCAGTTCTTCCACGCAACTGTGAAGGGGAGAAGGAGAAGGAATAGGCTTTAG
- the LOC113739238 gene encoding uncharacterized protein, which produces MLIFRIFNSQDAERILRIPISLTGKEDSYYWTHSQNGQYTVQSGYKTWMMEKNLESTRRREETGTSYEGTISKIWKTLWKQKVSQKMKVFIWKCLHGGLPVRAELHRRTRQGNPICIGCRDKEETLEHLLIQCTKAKEIWKMAPVQWDGNMELLDCFIRWWTAIMEAQQDRGREDQVNLTINILWQIWKARNDREFNYKEREPHKIIQRAMKEWTEFDEANKGNVVRKNTQETEIQQRTEQEPGQNESQTSLLIKIHTHQDKRQAIVGIGITATDSLGQIQAGWALRERLSTEPIQDQAVAVRLALLNAISQGWSSIRVELDIKELMECIKGSRQCNHMMATLMEDIQFISNQFHKCSFSFANTGIVGSIKLSLHALNIWIDEEWVNPTLRC; this is translated from the coding sequence ATGCTGATCTTTAGAATCTTTAACTCACAAGACGCTGAGAGGATCCTGAGAATTCCTATAAGCCTAACTGGAAAGGAGGACAGTTACTACTGGACGCACTCGCAGAATGGACAATATACAGTTCAGTCAGGCTATAAGACATGGATGATGGAAAAGAATCTGGAAAGTACAAGGAGGAGGGAGGAAACTGGAACAAGCTATGAAGGGACCATATCTAAAATCTGGAAAACACTATGGAAGCAAAAGGTAAGCCAGAAGATGAAAGTTTTCATTTGGAAGTGCCTGCATGGTGGTCTCCCTGTGAGAGCAGAACTACACAGAAGAACAAGGCAAGGGAACCCTATTTGTATAGGGTGTAGAGACAAGGAGGAAACTCTTGAACACCTACTGATCCAGTGTACAAAAGCTAAGGAAATTTGGAAGATGGCACCGGTGCAGTGGGATGGAAATATGGAGCTGTTAGATTGCTTCATAAGATGGTGGACAGCAATAATGGAAGCTCAACAAGACAGAGGAAGGGAGGATCAGGTGAACCTCACCATTAATATCCTCTGGCAGATATGGAAAGCAAGGAACGATAGAGAATTCAACTACAAAGAAAGGGAACCACACAAGATTATTCAAAGAGCCATGAAGGAGTGGACAGAGTTTGATGAGGCAAACAAAGGCAACGTAGTAAGGAAGAACACTCAGGAAACAGAAATACAGCAACGAACTGAACAAGAGCCTGGGCAAAACGAGAGCCAAACCAGCCTACTGATCAAGATCCATACACATCAAGACAAAAGACAAGCAATAGTTGGGATAGGAATCACTGCAACTGACTCCTTGGGACAAATTCAAGCGGGCTGGGCTCTAAGAGAAAGATTATCAACTGAGCCAATACAAGATCAAGCGGTAGCAGTGAGACTTGCGCTACTAAATGCGATCAGCCAAGGATGGAGCAGTATCAGAGTGGAGCTCGATATCAAGGAGCTGATGGAGTGTATAAAAGGTTCGAGGCAATGCAACCATATGATGGCTACTCTAATGGAAGATATCCAGTTCATTAGTAATCAGTTTCATAAGTGTTCTTTCTCTTTTGCTAATACAGGGATAGTAGGCAGTATTAAATTGAGCTTGCATGCTCTAAACATCTGGATAGATGAAGAATGGGTAAATCCCACTCTTAGGTGCTAG